The segment AAAACCGCCGTGGAAAACATGGAGCATAGGGCCCAAGTGACCGCAGAGGCGCTTGGGCCCAATGAGGCTATTTTTTGGCTTTCCCGCAACGAGGtcatttattgaaacgccagacatttgtctttaaagctgctggaaaggtgcaaatttgcgaaaaccagcaagtggcgaatCGGCGCGGGTGCCCGTTGAGTGCCCGTTGAGcgatttgagcatttcgagtcactaaactaaccactttttgccatctctgacattgggcagccagtattagatccccgaactgctcaaatatctcccactgctttgaaactcctgagaatgccttaacaatgcgagctaACGTACCTATTTCTCACAATTAGTAGCTATTGTAGCAATTATTACCGAAAACCACAACTATTTTACCCGCATATACTTGCAAGCTTTTGCTATAAGTCTTTCAACACATTTGTGTTGTCTGCGCGCCACTCGACAAAGCTCTCAACAAATTATTCCAAAAGAAATTCCTCATCTAAACCATTCATTCTTGCGATCATTTCCTGTgtttagagtaaaaataaatttgtttattgaatAAGATGAATAAAAGCGTTTTTCATTGAAGGTTGAAGAATCAGAACTTTTCATATCGGTCTTCAAACTGGTGGAAAAAACGCCAACCACCTGTGGTTCTCACTTAACTGACAGTTTCTAGAATATATTTTGAGCTCAAAAACATTATCTTTCAGTTGAGACAAAGAGTAAGTAAAagcaggtaaaattaaaaaattgttgaaaaatgaacGGAAAAGACCTGCACCGTCAATAATCGAGTGACcttataaattatgtttcgcATCATTTCTGCTGCTTACTGATAAAAGCGTAATGAATTTCAGAGACTTTAATCGATTTtacttttctaaattattataatttatgtgtATGACTCTACGAATTAAATATGTTGTGAAGGGTTAGCTATATTAATACTTAAACaacaatgatttaaaatctgaCATGTGATTTATCGATAAAAGTTAATTACATTAAAACAATTGTcggtaaatcaattttcagctctGGTCGGTTCTTTGAGCTTGGGCACGACTTTCGCCTTCTCAATTTTGGCTGGAATTTTAAACGACCTGTTTAGCTACAGGACAACCACAATCATAGGTGGATGCTTCTGCCTTGTTGGCATGTTCTCGTCTTCCTTCCTAATCCACTATGCAAGTTTAATCGAGCTTGTCTTCATTCGTTAGCTAATTCTCTTAATCTGTGTTTAGGTTGAGGCCCTGTATTTCACGTACGGAATAATGTTTGGAATTGGCGCAGCTCTTTGCTTCAACCCGTCAATCGCGGTGCTGGGTCTGCACTTCAAAAAAAGAATAGGCTTGGTGTGCGGCATCGTGTCTGCTGGggtttcagtttttaatttttggctgcCACCAGCCCTGGAGGCGATGATTTCCGCGATTGGGCTTGACTGGACACTCCGAGTCGTTTCTTTTCTAATGATTCTCATCATTGTTGCGGCATTTACATTCAATGTacggaatattaaaatttagatctgACTGAGGAACTAAATTGAATTAGTTGTAGGTGCCGGACGGTGCGAAGGAGGAGGGAAATGAAGGGAAGAAATTCGAActgtctaaatttttgaataaggAAAACTGGAAAAGGAAGAAATTCGTTATATGGACGATCTGCATTCCAATCGCTTTCTTTGGATATTTTGTACCATTCGTGCATATGGTAGGATACTGCAACAAAATATATGTCAGTTGATTTGTTAGCTCCAAAAGATCTTGGACCTAACTCGGGCCCATGTTCCATGTTACCCGCTCAGTGGTGTCATTGGGACCTTGAATCCGGTGAGCTTATAGCCCACAGGAAGTGCTGGGCAGGGGttaaaaaatgtgtgaaatagtaaaaaataagtcAATGTTGGcccgaaataaatttaaaatcaatctttttCCTCTCCGTAAAGATGGAGCTAACCAAAATctatttgatgaaaatatttataaaataaaataaacacatttcTATAAATTCAATCCTCTGTTAAGGTGAAGTTTGTTAACGTGAACTTCCCCTCCGAAGATGGCAAAATTCCGCTCATGTGCATTGGTATAGCTTCAGCAATAGGACGCGTGACATTTGGATTCTTTTCAGACTACGACAAAATAAATCGAGTGATGCTCCAgcaggtaaaaaatatatcacttCGATGTTGtgctatattaaattttaactgttaacTATGAAGAGGCggcttgaaataaataatattttttgcaatatgtCTGCAAAATGCTTATTTTATGCGCAgattatgtttttttacagattgctcttttttcatttggcgTTTTGACCATGCTTCTTGCGGCAGCCAACGCTTGGGTGTACATTATTTTGATAACTCTTGGAATCGGAGTGTTCGACGGCTGCTTCCTCAGCATGATGGGACCGATCACCTTTGACTTGTGCGGGCCGAAAGGCGCCTCGCAGGCGATCGGGTTCGTCAACGGATTCAGCGCATTCTCTGTAACTCTTGGACCAACTATAGCAGGTGAAAACATCACACACGTGATGATAAAcggagtattatttttattgttgaattttaggaaaactGTTTGAAATATACAGCTCTTACACGGTACCGTTTCTGGTGGCTGGCGCGCCGCTGATACTAGGGGCTTTTGGCCTATTTGCCATTATGTGTGTGTCAAAGTCTAAAAATTCTCAAGTAAAAAATGTGGCGTGAATCCTCTATCACGActgtagaaataaatttaattttagataacGCGCTTAATAGAAGTTTGAGTTCATTGGTTTGTCACGATTaataaaacaagttttgaAGCTATATACAGTAATATGTACATACTAtttatttgaagtaaaaatcgaattaaaattcaggaaggtttttttattatttacagtttCATTAGTGTGATAATATACATAGcacatttaatttgcaaaatagtTTACGCTAAAAACTGAATGTTCTCAATTCCTTGGAATATGGTCTGTAAACAGTTTCCATCCACTTCTGTAATgatcaataaaaacaataattttcgcTCTGGACCCTAAATGTACTACTGTGCTGAacgacaaataaattaaaattaaatataattgcatttttttatcacaacgTGTCAATAAAATGCGAATAATTGTAAACAATGAGATAGTGGACAGTTATTGTTGGCTCGAAATTCAATCAGCAATTATTGAACATTGCAGATCACCTACACGCTGTTGGCGCTAAGGAGAGTATATAACCAGGACTGGCGGAGCAGGTCGTAGTTGGTAATGGAAGTTGAAGCCATGGGCAGGCCAACTGAGACGAAATTGCGGTCATGGCTGATTGTAGTAGCTGGATTTGTGATCAATGGTCTGATGTTCGGAACAATTAACTCCTACAGTGCAATGTACTTTGCACCGCAACGAATTTTCATGCTAACGGAGTCACAGACACTTCTTACAAAACttgtaattatattatatgactcccacttttaaaaattaattttattttaacatataaGCGATCGGGgactatattaaaattaaaatcttatcAATGCAgcaaaagcattattttactGACAGCAATTAACACGTATGGCTGagtataaaaacaaaaacgctTAGAGGGAAAAAaccaaacacaaataataaataaatttcggaaAACTAGCGcctaaaaaaatctttttatgcACGTACGCCATACACGTGTTCTCAAaccaaaaattgtcaaaagcCTAAACCACCAACGGAGCGTAAAGTGATTTTCTTTGTGATAAAGCGGATGTCTGACAGTTTGGTTAGTAAGCTTTGTTCGCTAAGCCTGGCTACACGTGTATTGATATTAAGGTGATTgcaaggaaacaaaaagcaatttgaattACACACTCTGCCTCGTGACAAAAAactaaatcataaaaaaattatctagaaaattatttaacaacacATTCAAACTGTCCATTTTTTCAGCTCTGGTAGTTGTTTCTTTGAGCTTGGGAATGACTTTCGCCTTCTCAATCATCGCTGGCATTTTAATAGACCAGTTTGGCTACAAGACAACTGCAATTATAGGAGAAAGCCTATGTCTAATCGGCATGTTCTCCTCATCATTTTTGATCCACCATGCCAGTTTTATCAAGTCTACCTTTTCCTGCAGAATAAATCATAGATTTTCCaacaacattttcaaataaaaatgcggaAATTAAGCAAGTTCTCGCACGTGCAAAATGTTATCGCTTTTTCTTAACACCCTGTTTGAATAACGGTTGAAGCAATTACCTTGAATGCTACATCAAACAGTCAGTAAAAGCTCACAGTTGCTTGTTATTTACTACTCACCATGCTTCGCAAATTGCAAAGCATTTTTCAAGGTAGTCACAGTTGATGATGAAAATGGTGTGTGtagttaaaatatgaaatgctgaaaaattatgcaaaagcATCTAACTGTTgacattaaaacaaattatcctGATGGCAACATGTATacgtttattttctaaaatttatattttacagagTAGAAGGAAACCTGAacatgaatttattataaatcaatGTTAGTTCACATGTATCATGTTTTATGTATAATCATTCCACCTCAATAAtttctagaaataaaaaccTGAATAAAATTGTCGCTCCAAACGCAGCAATCTGAGCAGACAATCTAGAAGTAAAAAAACAGGCGTGAACTTTCAGTTGTTGTTCTACTCGACTTGAATCAAAACTATAACTGCTCTTGACACCGCTTAGAATTACATCGCGCACTGCGCTGTCTCTTCGCGTaaatagtaattattttaagtgcttggcaaaataatttttgacagaGCTCAGCGGACACTCACCTGCACTATCAGAGAAGACAATTGACAAAACGTAGGCTCTCCTGGGGTTTGCCGGAAAAACACGCTATTCAAAACTTCAAAGCCTTTTGCTTTCAATGAAATAACTGATGTGAAATTTTTCTGAactgcttaaaaatttaaatctgtaaAGCTTTTACCTTTTACCAAGTTGTTTGGCTCGTGTTGACGAGCGCATGCAAGAATGTGAGTGTTTGTGCTATTTTTGGGGGTTGAGTGCGGGCTTGGATTATACGCCTACgtctgtatattttttatttcaatgtgcTGAGTCTATTCAGATTTGAGAGGACTGCGAAAGCTGTTTGACTTGCTATTAGATGTTTTGCACCTTCCCAGCATGCGCGGATAAATTTCATgggacaaaaaatgtaaattatgtcTTGCAATCGAATAAAAAGACCCCGGATGAAAACTTTCTCGGATGTTTGAGTTTTAAATACACTTGATCATTAGGaacttttaacaaaattaaatatacttcAGAATAACATTCTTAAGAACAATCAGGATTTGAACTTTCTAGAATcacataaataaatgcaaatcgtTTTGTAAGTATAAATTTAGAATGGAATTAATAGCTGATTTTTAACGTCACAAACTAGGGACCTTCTCCATTTTAATCGCTCGGCACTTATAAAATGCAACTTAGCTTGTTGAAAGTCTGGCGAAATCTAATTCGtattaaaaatctctctctaTGCTGCATTACGATTTTCCATCAAATAGCgtataatatcatttttatcaacAAACACATACAATACCATGcataaaccaaaaattaaaaagggataTGAGCTCGGCAAACATATTATAAGAGATTTAGATGTTTGTGCGGGGACGGTGAGGCCGCTCTGAGAAGAAGGAATGAACCTCACTGCTTTATGGCAAAATATGGACTGATATAGTTCACACTGCACAGCACACTCTCTACTTTTATGACATAGATCAAACAATATTAGTGGATTCATAGGGATGCAACAACAAGAATAAGATCACTTTCCGGAATAGGCTTCTCTCGCTGATGCTCATGGGCGAATAATGTAATTCCACGGTTTTATTGAGACACGAGTTTTTCGCAAGAAGGTCGCCGATATCAGAGAGTAAAATCACAGCGTCATGATAATTTTCTGTAACATCGCCTTGCAGGGCGGATGAAACTGTGCCGCAATACAGTGCTGCCATGCAAGCAGCTAGTCTTGTAGGGACCTGGCGCCGACAAAAGGTGacgataataattttattgtcgACAGTGATTACAGTGAGTTTAGAGTGGGTATAGCCATGTAACTCATTATGCTGCCGCTGGTCTTTCTGACGGTCGTATTCATTGTTACAAAATCGCTTCTGAAGAGTCGTATTCGTGGTcgattaaagaaaattattaaaattaaataaatatgccactctattttaattaattgcgtgCTGTATATTGCAATTTCTTACTTAATCACTCGTTACAGCAATTCAAGATATTTAAAGCGCCGGAAGGACATGTGTTGAGAAGTGAGAAGGTATTTCCAAAACATGAAACCGATCTCGAAAActgatcaaaaaatttatttatggccGCAATTATTATCACAAACCAATTTTTGTAGCATAAATTAACcagaagaaattattatttcatgctTAAAACGCACACATGTTCACTTGAGcgcaaaacttattttaaaaaataatctagctgaaaattttaaggagGGAGTGGGCGGATACATTTTCCACTATCGCAAAGAAATGCCAGTATGCTCAGGGTTCTGTTggtttttctggaaaattaagGCAACCATAAAGCAACAAGCAATTGTAATGGAAACGTCAGCGGGTAGCAGCGAGGTGCTGCAGACGCAGAGTCCTTGGACGCCAGCCGAAGGGGGCTTCAAAGGGTGGCTCACAGTGGCAGCCAGTTTCATCATTCAGGGCCTAGTCCTTGGAATCAACCTTTCTTACAGCGTCATCTATGTTGAGCTGCAACGAATTTTGGACAAGGATGGAGTTACAGAAACATCTTACAAAACTtgtgaatatataaattttatatattaagcTTTCAATGGATTAGGGGAATAAAAGCTCGTTAATTTGATAGTAAGTAGAACTAAATTTTTCCCGGCTGCTTGAgttacagaaaattaaaatcagtttaacAAGGGCGACCTTTTTTATGCTTCTTCTTTAAGTATCCAACGTTGTAGAAGGCGCTCTGTCAGCAAAAGCATTCATATTTTCGTGCTTAGTCCTCCAGagcatgatttatttatttttattacctctgctcagcacatcccgtgggaaAACATtgaacatggggcccgagtggccgcagaggagcttgggtcCAATATGGTCATTTTTTCGCCACCCCGCACCGCGCTGTCTTTGGTagaaacgccagaaatttgtccctaaagctgctggaaaggtgcgcaaaccagcaagtggcaagTCGGCGCGGGTGCCCGTTGAGTTATTTGAGCACTTCGAAGTCGTTTAATTAACCatcttttgccatctctgacattgggcagccagtattagatccccgaactgttcaaatatctcccactgctttgaaactcctgagaatgctttaacaatgcgagccaacgtaCCCATTTCTCACAATTAGTAGCTATTGCagcatattttattgatattatcAACTATTTAATCCGTATATATACTTAATATTGCaagctttattttgctaaaaatctTTCAACAATATTTGTATAGTCTGCGCGCCACTCGAAAAAGCTcgtcaaaatttattctaaaagaAATTTGTCATTTAAACCATTCATTCTTGCCTGTGTGTTTAGAATAGTAATCAATTTGGTTGTTGATTAACAACAAACATAAAAGCGTTTTTAATCCAAGGTTGAAAAGCCGGAACTTACCATATCGGTCATTAAACTGGTAGAAAAAACGCCAACAACCTTGTATAGTTCTCATTTAACTGACAGTTTCTAGTGAGATATTTTGAGCACAAAAACAGTGAGTAAAAGCtggtaaaatttcaaagatgTTGAAATATGGAACGGAAAAGACCTGCGCTGTCAATAATCGAGTGAgcctaaaaattatgtttcgcGAAATTATTTCTGCTGCTTATTGGTAAAAGCGTTGTAATGAATTTCACGGACTTCATCGATTTTACTTTACTATTATCATTTATTCATATGACTCAGCGAACTAAATATGTTGTTAAGAGTTAGCTATATACGAAAACTTAC is part of the Cloeon dipterum chromosome 1, ieCloDipt1.1, whole genome shotgun sequence genome and harbors:
- the LOC135933986 gene encoding monocarboxylate transporter 10-like; this encodes METSAGSSEVLQTQSPWTPAEGGFKGWLTVAASFVVQGLVIGISLSYSVIYVELQRILEKDGVTETSYKTSLVGSLSLGTTFAFSILAGILNDLFSYRTTTIIGGCFCLVGMFSSSFLIHYVEALYFTYGIMFGIGAALCFNPSIAVLGLHFKKRIGLVCGIVSAGVSVFNFWLPPALEAMISAIGLDWTLRVVSFLMILIIVAAFTFNVPDGAKEEGNEGKKFELSKFLNKENWKRKKFVIWTICIPIAFFGYFVPFVHMVKFVNVNFPSEDGKIPLMCIGIASAIGRVTFGFFSDYDKINRVMLQQIALFSFGVLTMLLAAANAWVYIILITLGIGVFDGCFLSMMGPITFDLCGPKGASQAIGFVNGFSAFSVTLGPTIAGKLFEIYSSYTVPFLVAGAPLILGAFGLFAIMCVSKSKNSQVKNVA